Proteins encoded in a region of the Zea mays cultivar B73 chromosome 4, Zm-B73-REFERENCE-NAM-5.0, whole genome shotgun sequence genome:
- the LOC103653644 gene encoding calmodulin-binding protein 60 D, giving the protein MPRPGRLQRSGSKRGLDPTGGGGGGDNDDHAPKRPRIPALASVIVEALKMDSLQKLCSSLEPILRRVVSEEVERALAKLGPARIQGRSSPKRIEGPDGRNLQLQFRSQLALPIFTGGKVEGEQGAAIHVVLLDANTGCVVTSGPESFAKLDILVLEGDFNKDEDEDWTEEEFESNIVKEREGKRPLLTGDLQVTLKEGVGTIGELTFTDNSSWIRSRKFILGLRIAPGFYEGIRVREAKTEAFPVKDHRGELYKKHYPPTLKDDVWRLEKIGKDGAFHKKLNASGIYTVEDFLQLLVRDQQRLRSILGSGMSNKMWDSLVDHAKTCVLSGKHYVYYARDSRNVGAIFNNIYEFTGLIADDQFISAENLTDNQKGYADALVKKAYEDWMQVVEYDGKALLSFKQKKKSVMTRSDAAVASTNHPASNGSAISQKQLSLPAKAGQTSSAGIMNEDGTRNAYNANGNQSARYAATTQNIPANVAMQYDRSAVSPESQFSGSSLQSQASRGSNTLALGPPQQHQSFAFPALGQSMRPTGLNPFEEWPQQQENCGGVDDYLMEEIRMRSHEILENEEMQQMLRLLSTGGAGTNLTEDGFSFPSYMPAPSPKLSYEDDRTRAPGKAVVGWLKIKAAMRWGIFVRKKAAERRAQLVELDD; this is encoded by the exons ATGCCGCGCCCGGGACGACTTCAGCGGTCGGGGTCCAAGCGCGGGCTGGACCCCaccggtggtggcggcggcggcgacaacgACGACCATGCGCCCAAGCGCCCGCGCATCCCTGCCCTCGCTAG TGTCATTGTGGAAGCTCTCAAGATGGACAGTTTGCAGAAACTCTGTTCATCGCTCGAGCCCATTCTCCGAAGAGTT GTAAGTGAAGAAGTAGAGCGTGCTTTAGCCAAACTGGGTCCTGCtagaattcaaggaag ATCCTCCCCCAAAAGAATTGAAGGGCCTGATGGAAGAAATCTTCAGCTCCAGTTCAGAAGTCAGTTGGCTCTTCCAATCTTCACTGGTGGAAAAGTTGAAGGTGAGCAGGGAGCAGCTATACATGTCGTGCTGTTGGATGCAAACACTGGATGTGTTGTTACTTCAGGACCTGAGTCGTTTGCAAAATTGGATATCCTTGTACTTGAGGGTGACTTCAATAAAGACGAAGATGAGGATTGGACAGAAGAAGAGTTTGAAAGTAATATTGTCAAGGAGCGTGAAGGGAAGAGACCTCTTTTGACAGGTGACCTGCAAGTGACTCTTAAAGAAGGTGTTGGAACCATAGGGGAGCTTACCTTCACTGACAACTCCAGCTGGATAAGAAGCAGGAAATTTATACTTGGGCTGAGGATTGCTCCTGGCTTTTATGAAGGCATTCGTGTCCGAGAAGCCAAGACAGAAGCTTTCCCCGTTAAGGATCACAGAGGAGAAT TGTACAAAAAACACTACCCACCCACGCTGAAGGATGATGTTTGGAGATTAGAAAAGATTGGCAAGGATGGCGCATTCCACAAGAAGTTAAATGCTAGTGGGATCTATACAGTTGAAGATTTCCTCCAGCTTCTTGTTAGGGATCAGCAGAGATTACGTAGC ATTCTGGGCAGTGGAATGTCAAATAAGATGTGGGACAGCCTTGTTGATCATGCAAAGACGTGTGTCTTAAGTGGAAAGCATTATGTATACTATGCTAGAGACTCAAGAAACGTGGGTGCAATATTCAATAACATCTATGAGTTCACTGGTTTGATTGCCGATGATCAGTTCATTTCAGCTGAAAATCTTACAGACAATCAAAAG GGCTATGCTGATGCATTGGTAAAGAAAGCATATGAGGACTGGATGCAAGTTGTAGAATATGATGGCAAGGCACTCTTGAGCTTCAAGCAGAAAAAGAAATCTGTCATGACAAGAAGCGATGCTGCAGTTGCCTCGACAAACCACCCTGCTTCAAATGGTTCGGCCATTTCACAGAAACAATTGTCCCTTCCAGCAAAAGCTGGACAAACTTCCTCCGCGGGTATTATGAATGAAG ATGGAACTAGAAATGCTTACAATGCAAATGGAAACCAGTCAGCAAGATATGCAGCCACCACTCAGAACATTCCTGCAAACGTCGCCATGCAATATGACAGGAGTGCAGTGTCGCCTGAAAGCCAGTTTAGTGGTTCATCCCTTCAGAGTCAAGCTTCAAGAGGGTCCAATACGCTAGCATTGGGCCCTCCACAGCAACATCAAAGTTTTGCATTCCCAGCACTCGGCCAGTCCATGCGGCCAACAGGCCTGAATCCTTTTGAAGAATGGCCGCAGCAACAGGAAAACTGTGGCGGTGTTGATGACTACCTGATGGAGGAGATCAGGATGAGGAGCCATGAGATTCTCGAAAACGAAGAAATGCAGCAGATGTTGCGGCTTCTGAGCACGGGTGGTGCAGGAACCAACCTAACTGAAGATGGCTTCAGTTTCCCTTCGTACATGCCTGCACCTTCACCAAAATTGAGCTACGAGGATGACCGCACCCGTGCACCTGGGAAAGCCGTTGTTGGGTGGCTCAAGATCAAGGCTGCTATGCGGTGGGGCATCTTTGTCAGGAAGAAGGCAGCTGAGAGAAGAGCTCAGCTTGTTGAGCTAGACGACTAG